Proteins co-encoded in one Spirosoma endbachense genomic window:
- a CDS encoding helix-turn-helix domain-containing protein has protein sequence MKSQTTIDSFNTETFKQRFAAPDAPWFGYDEPFKIVKIEAVLPFLKFPFPIHRTALFDILFVTQGAGAAKHCGLTKYSIDPPQLFFKGGGQITSGDVYGTDTKGYFCLIQADFLTTTLGLPSLSTFPFFHLGNSPLINLSTTEVERFSFLFTRLHQYYQSPVKEKEKLMASYLHVVVQEAALMYQVQHAREPLNVLSSAEALTARFCELVNQFYLTKQRISQYADLLSVTPNHLNKAVKQTSGKTASSFIVEMIMMEAKVLLKQSLMSVADIAFYLHFDDVSYFIRFFRNHCGLTPLDYRKMA, from the coding sequence TTGAAAAGCCAGACAACTATTGATTCGTTCAATACTGAGACGTTCAAACAGCGTTTTGCCGCGCCAGATGCGCCATGGTTTGGTTACGACGAACCCTTTAAAATTGTTAAAATCGAGGCCGTTTTGCCCTTCCTTAAATTTCCATTCCCGATTCACCGAACGGCTTTGTTTGATATTCTATTTGTGACCCAGGGAGCAGGTGCTGCCAAACATTGTGGACTTACCAAGTATTCCATCGACCCACCCCAGCTTTTCTTTAAAGGGGGCGGCCAAATCACCTCTGGCGACGTATATGGGACCGACACGAAGGGCTATTTTTGTTTGATTCAAGCCGATTTCTTAACGACTACGCTCGGCCTGCCATCACTTTCTACTTTTCCTTTTTTCCACTTGGGTAATTCCCCGCTTATCAACCTATCCACGACGGAGGTCGAGCGGTTTTCATTCCTGTTTACCAGGCTACACCAGTATTATCAATCGCCCGTTAAGGAAAAAGAGAAACTAATGGCCTCCTACCTTCATGTGGTAGTGCAGGAGGCAGCCCTCATGTATCAGGTTCAGCACGCCCGTGAACCCTTAAACGTTTTGTCCAGCGCAGAAGCGCTGACGGCTCGATTCTGCGAATTAGTCAACCAGTTCTACTTGACCAAACAGCGTATTAGCCAGTATGCCGATTTGCTTTCGGTAACACCCAACCATCTCAATAAAGCCGTTAAGCAAACGAGTGGAAAAACGGCCTCTAGCTTCATTGTCGAGATGATTATGATGGAGGCCAAGGTACTGCTCAAACAAAGTCTGATGAGCGTCGCTGATATTGCTTTTTATCTGCACTTTGATGATGTTTCTTATTTCATCCGCTTTTTTAGAAACCATTGCGGCCTGACACCTCTTGACTATCGAAAGATGGCATAA
- a CDS encoding DUF2141 domain-containing protein produces MIALFWVLWLSVWGDGTRLSATKHTLSIQISGLQVAQGTLLVSVFASPAGFPTDQSYALCVQKIPLIDLLDQPPRVQFNLPEGHYAVAVLHDKNKNGRMDTNWVGMPKEGYCVSNNVKGHVGPPRFEQAQFWLSRDARQQLQLIY; encoded by the coding sequence ATGATCGCACTTTTTTGGGTTTTGTGGCTGAGTGTATGGGGTGATGGGACTCGTTTATCCGCCACGAAGCATACCTTATCCATTCAGATTTCTGGCTTACAAGTCGCGCAGGGTACCTTACTAGTCAGCGTGTTTGCTTCGCCAGCCGGATTTCCAACGGATCAATCCTACGCCCTTTGCGTTCAGAAGATCCCCCTTATTGACTTACTCGATCAACCACCGAGAGTCCAGTTCAACTTACCGGAAGGCCACTATGCGGTGGCCGTTCTACACGACAAAAATAAGAACGGACGAATGGATACCAACTGGGTAGGCATGCCCAAGGAAGGCTACTGCGTGTCCAATAATGTGAAAGGTCATGTAGGGCCACCACGGTTTGAACAAGCCCAGTTCTGGCTAAGTCGTGACGCTCGACAACAACTCCAGCTGATTTATTGA
- a CDS encoding FAD-dependent oxidoreductase — translation MHILIIGAGIGGLCLGQALKKAGISFAIYERNVDSASWLEGYRIHVNPVGSQSLHGCLPETLWQAFLAGTADVKEGFGFLTEQLEELVHIDESLMVGAHPLAQHGQYAMSRILLRKILLVGLEDHLYFNKRFERYAFVEQTGVHAFFADGTQAWGDVLVGADGANSVVRKQLLPQAQRVETDAIALAGRTRLTASSRQWIPPVLQAHMNVVMAKRKFFFFSAPFDHQQKLRHANPQLRQAMDKAGLSWTDYIKANEDYVLWSFITHRNELATVSQTEDLRPIVVDKMAGWHPQLKQLVNQADESSLTRLAIKTMLPIQPWVTSRVTMLGDAVHNMPPLYGMGANMAMHDALILQQKLIESSKGSPLLGALSEYEQIMLTTGFKAVGLAVGYTHQAISNNSLMRSINRTWFRLCTKFSLLKQLTFGNTWKGKLGDRTT, via the coding sequence ATGCACATCTTGATTATTGGCGCAGGCATTGGTGGCCTGTGCCTGGGCCAGGCCTTAAAAAAGGCAGGCATCTCCTTTGCCATCTACGAACGAAACGTTGACTCAGCAAGCTGGTTGGAAGGATACCGTATCCACGTGAATCCAGTAGGCAGTCAGTCCTTGCATGGCTGCCTGCCCGAAACCTTATGGCAAGCCTTTCTGGCCGGTACCGCTGACGTCAAAGAGGGTTTTGGCTTTCTGACCGAACAATTGGAGGAATTGGTTCATATTGACGAATCACTGATGGTTGGCGCTCATCCGCTGGCTCAACATGGCCAATATGCTATGAGCCGAATTTTGTTGAGAAAGATTCTTTTAGTCGGCCTGGAGGATCATCTTTATTTTAATAAACGATTTGAACGCTATGCCTTCGTGGAGCAGACAGGTGTTCACGCTTTTTTTGCCGATGGCACCCAAGCCTGGGGCGATGTGCTGGTCGGCGCTGATGGGGCCAATTCAGTCGTTCGCAAGCAGCTTTTGCCCCAGGCTCAACGGGTAGAAACGGATGCGATTGCCTTAGCCGGTCGAACCCGGCTTACCGCGTCGAGTCGGCAATGGATTCCCCCGGTGCTACAAGCGCATATGAATGTCGTGATGGCTAAACGAAAGTTTTTCTTTTTCAGCGCTCCGTTTGATCATCAACAGAAGCTACGTCATGCCAACCCGCAACTGCGCCAGGCAATGGACAAGGCAGGACTCTCTTGGACTGATTATATCAAGGCCAATGAAGACTATGTACTCTGGTCCTTTATCACCCATCGCAACGAATTGGCCACAGTGAGCCAAACCGAAGATTTGAGGCCCATTGTTGTCGACAAGATGGCTGGGTGGCATCCTCAGTTAAAACAGCTGGTCAATCAGGCCGACGAAAGTAGTCTAACTCGACTAGCCATTAAAACGATGCTGCCCATCCAGCCCTGGGTAACCAGCCGAGTAACGATGCTGGGTGACGCGGTTCATAATATGCCCCCCTTATATGGGATGGGCGCGAATATGGCCATGCATGATGCGTTGATTCTGCAACAAAAATTGATTGAGTCCAGTAAAGGTAGCCCCCTTTTAGGGGCTCTTTCCGAGTACGAGCAGATTATGCTTACCACTGGATTTAAGGCCGTAGGCTTGGCTGTGGGCTACACGCATCAGGCCATTTCTAACAATAGCCTGATGCGCTCTATTAATCGGACGTGGTTTAGGCTTTGTACCAAATTTTCCCTCCTAAAACAACTCACGTTCGGTAACACATGGAAAGGCAAACTCGGGGATAGAACCACCTAA
- a CDS encoding alpha/beta hydrolase family protein codes for MRNLLLVVTLLLLNNTLLAQSVTPDGYGLKEFSIHDQKLGLIRFYVDTVNIRRKAPLLIEVNGSGGLPLCLYIQGNRFVTTPITFNEELFSKTKDRYHYIILGKPGTSFCDTLNLDLSVSAYQKNPSQVLFAFKPSDEYTKRLSLNWRVQATQTVISYLLKHGFWDQSKIVALGYSEGGQVVPSLAVEDKRVTHIAPIVGSGLNQLYDGIMNWRIKAAKGELTPQQAQDSVEASFRGIAEIYKNPTATDKEIGGHSYLRWASFGTVVPFEQLRKLSIPIYMIAASQDGSSPIYGLDYVRLEFLRLGKTNLVYDTCVGCNHYLVSPESSKTVGPSYIDKILAWVQQK; via the coding sequence ATGAGAAATTTGCTCTTGGTCGTCACTCTCCTGTTGCTAAACAATACCCTACTTGCTCAGTCGGTTACTCCTGATGGGTACGGGTTAAAGGAATTTTCAATCCATGACCAGAAATTAGGCCTGATCCGATTTTATGTCGATACTGTAAATATCCGCCGAAAAGCACCTTTATTGATTGAAGTCAACGGAAGCGGCGGGCTTCCCTTATGCCTTTATATTCAGGGAAACAGATTTGTAACAACACCGATCACATTCAATGAAGAATTATTCAGCAAGACAAAAGATCGGTACCACTATATCATCCTGGGCAAACCGGGCACCTCTTTTTGTGACACATTGAATCTCGATCTAAGTGTATCAGCGTACCAAAAGAATCCGTCGCAGGTTTTATTTGCCTTTAAGCCCTCCGACGAATACACGAAACGACTTAGTCTGAATTGGCGCGTGCAGGCCACCCAAACGGTTATCAGTTATTTACTTAAACATGGCTTTTGGGATCAATCAAAAATCGTGGCTTTGGGCTACTCCGAAGGTGGCCAGGTGGTTCCTTCCTTAGCGGTTGAAGACAAGCGAGTTACTCATATTGCTCCCATTGTGGGAAGTGGACTGAATCAACTGTATGATGGAATCATGAATTGGCGCATCAAAGCAGCCAAAGGTGAACTAACTCCGCAGCAGGCACAGGATAGTGTGGAGGCTTCCTTCAGAGGGATTGCTGAAATTTATAAAAATCCGACTGCGACGGATAAAGAAATAGGCGGCCATTCTTACCTGCGTTGGGCCAGTTTCGGTACGGTCGTTCCCTTTGAGCAGTTACGCAAGCTATCGATTCCTATCTACATGATTGCTGCCAGCCAGGATGGGAGTTCTCCCATTTACGGGCTGGATTATGTGCGACTTGAGTTTCTGCGTTTAGGAAAGACCAATTTAGTATATGATACCTGCGTAGGCTGTAATCATTATCTAGTTAGTCCAGAAAGCAGTAAGACAGTTGGCCCCAGCTATATTGATAAAATTCTGGCCTGGGTCCAACAAAAATAG
- a CDS encoding serine hydrolase domain-containing protein encodes MNKCLLLTLLLVLALTCQAQRPSFRSYQKLKEFQGLYQSQNRTTLKLAASPRDSLLYAIIAESRYPLYPIGDDLFRNQRKDTIRFQRDPQGKVIAYWVNQQQFRQLSDTLRFPIQMWYPRIGQSDQSYSYHPPIADQDGLRVGGLQQSGLDSTLLTTMIQQIVKGTYPNIHSVLIIKDGRLVVEEYFYEYSQHRLHQLRSATKSFISALTGIAIDKGLIKSVHEPVLPFFPEYQVSNNSDIKRTITIAHLLANQSGLDCDITNAHAVGTETQMDYSADWVKYTLDLPMSDVPGGKGMYCSGNPITVGRIVEKQAKLSLPEFAQQTLFAPLGITQFDWHFQPDSSSAETYCQLSLRPRDMAKFGLLYLNKGQWQGKQLISQDWITTSLTKHSVVQNVNYGYLWWLKYLNAGGRRFDGFAAQGNGGQRIYIWPEQNMVTVITGGNFNQQSPADELLAKYILLSFTNH; translated from the coding sequence ATGAATAAGTGCTTACTCCTTACTCTGCTTCTCGTACTTGCCCTGACCTGCCAAGCCCAGCGACCCTCCTTCCGATCCTACCAAAAACTTAAGGAGTTCCAGGGACTTTACCAATCCCAAAATCGAACCACGCTCAAGCTTGCGGCTTCGCCCCGAGATTCGCTCCTCTATGCGATTATTGCCGAGAGTCGCTACCCCCTGTATCCCATTGGCGATGACCTATTTCGAAATCAACGTAAAGATACCATCCGATTTCAGCGAGACCCACAAGGGAAAGTTATCGCCTATTGGGTCAACCAACAACAATTCCGCCAACTCAGTGATACGCTGCGGTTCCCCATCCAAATGTGGTATCCCCGGATAGGGCAATCAGACCAATCCTACAGCTATCACCCACCTATTGCTGACCAAGACGGGTTGAGAGTGGGCGGTCTTCAACAATCGGGCTTAGATTCTACCCTGCTAACGACAATGATTCAACAAATTGTTAAGGGCACTTATCCCAATATTCATTCTGTTTTGATTATTAAAGATGGTCGGTTGGTGGTTGAAGAGTATTTTTATGAATACAGCCAACATCGTCTCCATCAACTTCGCTCAGCCACCAAAAGCTTTATTTCCGCTTTAACCGGTATCGCCATTGATAAAGGGCTCATCAAAAGTGTGCATGAACCGGTCTTACCCTTCTTCCCCGAATACCAGGTTAGCAACAACTCGGATATCAAACGAACCATTACCATTGCCCACTTATTGGCTAACCAAAGTGGTTTAGACTGTGACATTACCAATGCGCACGCAGTAGGTACTGAAACCCAGATGGATTATTCAGCGGACTGGGTAAAATATACGCTGGATTTGCCCATGAGTGATGTGCCTGGAGGCAAAGGGATGTATTGCTCAGGTAATCCGATTACGGTAGGCCGTATCGTTGAAAAGCAGGCCAAGTTATCCCTGCCTGAGTTTGCCCAACAAACGTTATTCGCTCCCTTGGGCATCACCCAGTTTGATTGGCACTTTCAGCCTGATTCGTCGAGTGCTGAAACCTACTGTCAGCTTTCGTTGCGTCCCCGGGATATGGCTAAGTTTGGCCTTTTATATTTAAATAAGGGCCAGTGGCAAGGCAAGCAACTCATTTCACAGGACTGGATTACCACCTCGTTAACCAAACACTCCGTGGTACAAAATGTAAATTATGGGTATCTGTGGTGGTTAAAGTATTTAAATGCGGGCGGGCGTCGTTTCGATGGGTTTGCCGCCCAAGGCAATGGTGGCCAACGGATCTACATCTGGCCTGAGCAAAACATGGTGACGGTGATCACGGGGGGCAATTTTAATCAACAGTCGCCTGCTGACGAACTCTTGGCTAAGTACATCTTACTGAGCTTTACCAATCACTGA
- a CDS encoding helix-turn-helix domain-containing protein, which translates to MICKRIKPASFVGNYVKEYLLLHMAFDPTVAAPVKAYPTNPEEGITFQILGNLFAESPELKSGNKPAKTYVFGQPDSRQNFHLPHEFKMVHVRFQPGGLFHLARIPMNELVHQQIDAEVIFGSAIKEVNDRLANAPDYESIPPILDTFFARKIAQIKHTSRPIDQIGRLILANPQRFNLAWVADQACLSVRQFENLFVRQIGITPKYYARICRFYQAYELKEFYPDLDWLSVAIQTGYTDYQHLVKDFKQFAGTAPNALIRESNQNPERRLKIADTFHFRGV; encoded by the coding sequence ATGATTTGCAAACGGATTAAACCCGCTTCTTTTGTCGGCAACTACGTCAAAGAGTATTTGCTGCTCCACATGGCCTTTGACCCAACCGTGGCAGCTCCTGTAAAAGCGTACCCGACCAATCCCGAAGAAGGAATCACGTTTCAGATTCTGGGTAACCTGTTTGCGGAAAGTCCGGAATTGAAGAGCGGTAACAAACCGGCCAAGACCTACGTATTTGGTCAACCCGATTCCCGGCAGAATTTTCATTTGCCGCACGAGTTTAAGATGGTGCATGTGCGATTCCAGCCGGGTGGCTTGTTTCACCTGGCCCGCATCCCCATGAATGAGCTGGTCCATCAGCAAATTGACGCCGAGGTCATTTTTGGTTCGGCCATAAAGGAAGTCAACGACCGGCTGGCCAATGCACCCGACTACGAATCCATTCCACCCATTCTGGACACTTTTTTTGCCCGAAAAATCGCTCAGATAAAACACACTAGTCGCCCCATTGATCAAATTGGACGGTTGATTCTGGCCAATCCACAACGGTTCAACCTGGCCTGGGTAGCCGACCAGGCCTGCTTAAGCGTTCGCCAGTTTGAAAATCTGTTTGTGCGGCAAATTGGTATCACCCCAAAATACTATGCCCGGATCTGCCGGTTTTATCAGGCCTACGAATTGAAAGAATTCTATCCTGACCTCGACTGGCTCAGCGTAGCCATCCAGACGGGCTATACCGATTATCAACACTTGGTGAAAGACTTTAAACAGTTTGCCGGAACAGCTCCGAACGCGCTGATTCGGGAGAGTAACCAAAATCCGGAACGGCGGTTAAAGATTGCCGATACGTTTCATTTCAGGGGGGTATAG
- a CDS encoding cupin domain-containing protein: MQDSFVLSSFESRTSQPYNVLGMAVYLKVAGADTAGQLSVFEAEYQKHEGPPLHAHQVDETFFITSGEFLFQTGDKRCIVKAGDTLFIPRNMPHAFLTISERGAMLFMVNPTDKVEILFERLSAYPTPPSVDEVVALHEELGLKILGGPLSAAQ, translated from the coding sequence ATGCAGGATTCATTTGTACTTTCATCGTTCGAGAGCCGCACTAGCCAACCTTACAATGTCTTAGGCATGGCCGTTTACCTGAAAGTTGCAGGGGCCGATACGGCTGGTCAGCTAAGCGTGTTCGAGGCTGAATACCAAAAACACGAAGGGCCCCCATTACACGCTCACCAGGTAGATGAAACCTTCTTTATTACCTCAGGCGAATTTTTATTTCAAACCGGCGACAAACGCTGTATCGTGAAGGCAGGAGATACCCTATTTATCCCCCGGAATATGCCTCACGCGTTTCTGACTATTAGCGAGCGGGGGGCCATGCTCTTCATGGTGAATCCAACCGACAAGGTAGAAATACTTTTTGAGCGATTGAGTGCTTATCCCACTCCACCCTCGGTGGATGAAGTAGTAGCCCTACACGAAGAACTGGGGCTGAAAATTCTGGGGGGGCCTTTGAGCGCTGCGCAGTAA
- a CDS encoding helix-turn-helix domain-containing protein, with amino-acid sequence MKLHTNAALTQKQRQEIKRLYQTGNYTYPALAKQFATTRRTIAKWVKRDTTTDRSSVVKKLEKCCRFSQAGSDSHGFVV; translated from the coding sequence ATGAAACTTCATACGAATGCCGCCTTGACCCAAAAGCAGCGGCAAGAAATCAAACGACTCTATCAAACCGGAAACTACACCTATCCTGCACTGGCCAAACAGTTTGCTACCACTCGCCGGACAATTGCGAAATGGGTCAAACGAGACACGACCACCGATAGGAGTAGCGTGGTCAAGAAGTTGGAAAAATGTTGTAGGTTTAGCCAAGCAGGGAGCGACAGTCATGGTTTTGTAGTCTAG
- a CDS encoding ATP-binding cassette domain-containing protein → MLLEVKKIEKNFGTRAILKQGSLELRTGETVGIFGRNGAGKSTLMKILFGTMRANASSLYIDSIPFNPSTNIAGKLIAYLPQHSFLPRGLKVRDLIPLIISDGERQNQVFYSPGVASFDNQRIGSLSLGILKYLEFLLLAYLDHPFLMLDEPFSMIDPLYHEIIKKVILSLRASKGILVTDHYYDTVWDVTTRNYVLVDGSLSLIKAKDDLSTYGYLPGRK, encoded by the coding sequence ATGCTCTTGGAGGTAAAGAAGATCGAGAAAAATTTCGGTACGCGAGCCATCCTTAAACAGGGAAGTCTCGAGTTAAGAACGGGTGAAACAGTCGGCATTTTTGGGCGCAATGGTGCTGGAAAATCCACCTTAATGAAGATCCTATTCGGAACGATGAGAGCGAATGCCAGCTCACTCTATATTGATTCTATACCATTCAACCCGAGCACCAATATTGCGGGTAAACTAATTGCCTATCTTCCCCAACATAGCTTTTTACCACGTGGCCTCAAAGTCAGGGACCTCATTCCTCTGATCATTTCAGATGGGGAAAGACAAAATCAGGTATTTTATTCCCCCGGCGTAGCCTCATTTGACAATCAACGTATTGGATCACTTTCTCTTGGCATCCTAAAATACCTTGAGTTTCTTTTGTTAGCTTACCTGGACCACCCCTTCTTAATGCTGGACGAACCTTTTTCAATGATCGATCCACTTTATCACGAGATAATAAAAAAAGTTATTCTCTCGCTAAGAGCCAGCAAAGGTATACTTGTGACCGACCATTACTATGATACTGTATGGGATGTAACGACCAGGAACTACGTACTGGTTGATGGGTCATTATCCTTAATTAAAGCAAAGGACGATTTATCGACATACGGCTATTTACCAGGGCGTAAATAA